A window of the Lactuca sativa cultivar Salinas chromosome 7, Lsat_Salinas_v11, whole genome shotgun sequence genome harbors these coding sequences:
- the LOC111877806 gene encoding calmodulin-binding receptor-like cytoplasmic kinase 3, which yields MRMEVILLSFLLLIQIPIIFASGVLPLKGCNTYNIQFSSNYNHKLFYLNGELVSKDSFCKSLKSNHANDCFINTNLGSHCHEVDQSSEGRRFLKDQKITKDEKNNSEFKTKYYIMGGSGILILCCGFLCPCFHTRKKDTAHTVLKDPSSMDSISSIEMNSVSEKVTASPLRVPPSPARFSMSPKLDRVGSVHLTMSQIARATQNFSPSLKLGEGGFGTVYKAQLPDGQTVAIKRAKKEQFDALRSEFRSEVELLAKIDHRNLVKLLGYVDKGNERLIITEYVPNGTLREHLDGVHGNFLDFSQRLEISIDIAHGLTYLHLYAEKQIIHRDVKSSNILLTERMRGKVADFGFARVGEAETDNTHVVTKVRGTVGYLDPEYMRTYQLTPKSDVYSFGILLIEILTGRRPIESRRSPEEKVTIRWAFGKYNEGEIMDLVDPHMKMKEAVDTEIFSKMLGLAFQCAAPTRADRPEMKVVGEQLWVIRMDYLRHGKRG from the exons ATGAGGATGGAAGTGATCTTGTTGAGTTTTCTACTATTGATCCAAATACCAATCATATTCGCCTCAGGAGTTTTGCCTTTAAAGGGTTGTAACACTTACAATATCCAATTTTCAAGTAATTATAATCACAAGTTGTTTTATTTAAATGGAGAATTAGTAAGCAAAGATTCATTTTGCAAGTCTCTCAAGTCAAATCATGCAAACGATTGTTTCATCAATACAAATCTTGGAAGCCATTGCCATGAAGTCGATCAATCTTCAG AAGGGAGGAGATTTCTTAAAGATCAAAAGATAACAAAAGATGAGAAAAATAATTCCgaatttaaaacaaaatattatatCATGGGCGGATCCGGAATTTTGATTTTATGTTGCGGTTTTCTTTGCCCTTGCTTTCATACAAGAAAGAAAGATACAGCCCACACTGTTCTTAAGGATCCAAGTTCAA TGGATTCAATTTCATCTATAGAAATGAACTCGGTTTCTGAAAAGGTTACAGCTAGTCCACTACGGGTCCCACCTAGTCCAGCTAGATTCTCAATGTCTCCAAAACTTGATAGGGTTGGATCGGTTCATTTGACTATGAGTCAAATTGCAAGAGCTACCCAAAATTTCTCTCCATCTTTAAAATTAGGTGAAGGGGGATTTGGAACAGTTTACAAAGCTCAACTACCAGATGGTCAAACGGTTGCCATTAAACGTGCAAAGAAG GAACAATTTGATGCTCTACGAAGTGAATTTAGAAGTGAAGTTGAGCTACTTGCAAAAATTGATCATAGGAATCTTGTGAAGCTTCTTGGCTATGTTGATAAAGGAAATGAACGCCTTATTATTACAGAATATGTGCCTAATGGAACACTTAGAGAACATTTGGatg GTGTTCATGGAAATTTCTTGGACTTTAGTCAACGACTTGAAATCTCCATTGATATTGCTCATGGCTTAACATATCTCCATCTATACGCAG AAAAGCAAATTATACATCGCGATGTGAAGTCATCGAATATTCTTTTAACGGAAAGAATGAGAGGAAAAGTGGCGGATTTTGGATTTGCAAGAGTTGGAGAAGCGGAGACTGATAACACACATGTTGTGACCAAAGTAAGAGGCACAGTTGGATACCTTGACCCTGAATATATGAGAACCTATCAACTCACCCCGAAGAGTGATGTTTACTCTTTTGGCATTCTACTTATTGAAATTCTTACTGGTCGTCGCCCTATTGAGTCAAGAAGATCACCCGAGGAGAAGGTCACCATAAGATGG GCATTTGGGAAGTACAATGAAGGCGAGATTATGGATTTGGTTGACCCGCATATGAAAATGAAAGAAGCAGTAGACACTGAAATATTTTCAAAGATGCTCGGTTTAGCTTTTCAATGTGCCGCCCCTACAAGGGCGGATCGGCCGGAGATGAAGGTGGTGGGGGAGCAGTTGTGGGTTATCAGAATGGATTATCTCAGACATGGTAAAAGAGGCTAA
- the LOC111877805 gene encoding synaptotagmin-5, with the protein MSFIAGLITGLVVGIALIVLFVRSENARSMRRTALATTIAAFARMTVEDSKKLLSPEFYPSWVVFSQRQKLTWLNAHLTKIWPYVDEAASELIKANLEPTLEQYRPMVLSSLSFSKFTLGTVAPQFTGVSIVEDGGEGITMELEMNWDGNPSIILDIKTRLGVGLPVQVKNIAFTGVFRLIFKPLVPEFPCFGAVSFSLRQKKKMDFTLKVVGGDISAIPGVADALESTIRDAVEDSITWPVRKVIPILAGDYSDLELKPVGTLEVKLVQANGLTNKDIIGKSDPFAELYIRPLRNRTKTSKVINNDLNPIWNEHFEFVVEDTSTQHLTVKIFDDEGLQAAELLGCCHVKLSELVPGKVKDIWIKLVKDLDLQRDNKDRGKVHLELLYCPYGMENGFTNPFTSNYTMTSLEKVLKSGDNENGDFVNKKRTVIIRGVLSVTVISAEDLPAVDLMGKADPFVVLTMKKTGMKNSTRVVNENLNPVWNQTFDFVVEDGLHDMLVVEVYDHDTFGKDYIGRCILTLTRVILEGEYKECFQLDGAKSGRLHLNLKWMAQPLYRDS; encoded by the exons ATGTCGTTCATTGCGGGACTGATAACCGGACTTGTGGTGGGGATAGCACTGATTGTTCTGTTTGTTCGGTCTGAGAATGCACGATCTATGCGTCGCACTGCACTT GCAACAACGATTGCGGCTTTTGCGAGAATGACAGTTGAAGATTCAAAAAAGTTGCTTTCACCAGAATTCTACCCTTCTTGGGTTGTTTTCTCACAGAGACAGA AGTTGACCTGGCTTAATGCTCATCTTACCAAGATCTGGCCCTATGTTGATGAG GCAGCATCTGAGCTTATAAAGGCTAATTTGGAGCCAACTCTTGAACAATATAGACCAATGGTGTTGTCCTCTTTGTCATTTTCCAAGTTTACCCTCGGCACAGTGGCCCCACAGTTTACAG GAGTTTCTATTGTTGAAGATGGAGGTGAAGGAATAACTATGGAGTTGGAAATGAATTGGGATGGAAATCCTAGTATAATACTTGATATCAAGACCAGACTAGGAGTTGGATTGCCTGTGCAG GTGAAGAATATTGCATTCACTGGGGTTTTCAGGTTGATTTTTAAGCCTCTAGTTCCCGAATTTCCATGTTTTGGAGCTGTGTCATTTTCTTTGAGACAAAAA AAAAAGATGGATTTTACACTTAAAGTAGTTGGTGGTGACATTTCAGCTATTCCTGGCGTTGCTGATGCCCTTGAG AGTACAATACGTGATGCTGTTGAAGACTCAATCACGTGGCCAGTTCGAAAAGTTATTCCCATTTTGGCCGGGGATTACAG TGATCTTGAACTAAAGCCTGTGGGAACATTGGAGGTGAAACTTGTTCAAGCTAATGGTTTGACAAATAAAGACATTATTGGGAAATCTGATCCTTTTGCTGAATTATACATACGCCCTTTGCGTAATAGAACAAAAACTAGTAAAGTTATT AACAACGATTTGAATCCAATTTGgaatgaacattttgagtttgtaGTGGAAGATACTTCCACACAACATTTAACAGTGAAAATATTCGATGATGAAGGGCTTCAAGCAGCTGAGCTTCTTGGATGCTGTCATGTGAAATTAAGTGAACTTGTGCCTGGTAAAGTCAAGGATATATGGATAAAATTGGTAAAAGATTTGGATCTTCAAAGAGACAATAAAGACAGGGGAAAG gTGCACTTGGAGCTATTATATTGCCCATATGGAATGGAAAACGGGTTCACAAATCCTTTTACTTCTAATTACACAATGACATCTCTTGAAAAAGTTCTTAAAAGCGGAGATAACGAAAATGGCGATTTCGTAAATAAAAAAAGAACCGTAATTATAAGAGGTGTCCTTTCTGTCACTGTAATATCCGCCGAAGACTTGCCAGCTGTCGATTTGATGGGAAAGGCGGATCCTTTTGTCGTGCTCACTATGAAGAAAACCGGGATGAAAAACAGCAcaagg gTTGTGAACGAGAATTTGAACCCGGTTTGGAATCAGACTTTTGACTTTGTTGTTGAGGATGGGTTGCATGATATGCTTGTTGTTGAAGTATATGATCATGATACATTTGGCAAa gACTACATTGGAAGATGCATTTTGACACTAACAAGGGTAATATTGGAAGGAGAATACAAAGAGTGTTTTCAACTTGATGGGGCTAAATCAGGAAGATTACATTTGAACCTCAAGTGGATGGCTCAACCACTTTATCGTGATTCTTAG
- the LOC111877789 gene encoding actin-related protein 2/3 complex subunit 3 gives MVYHSRIVDLKGVSKACGCPLLPLKNQTTNQTIGHGHAHTHAPRLSDQGEDIVDEAIKLFRANVFFKHFDLKTPADRILVYLTFYINVALKRLEGCRTLTEGTKAIKNLSLEDVYVPGEPAFPFSGIFPLPGSKKEAEVIRDYFKVVREETNKRLLNVAYRANGTPNKWWLAFSKRKFINSLIV, from the exons ATG GTGTACCACTCTAGAATTGTGGATTTGAAGGGAGTTAGCAAAGCTTGTGGGTGTCCCCTACTTCCTCTTAAAAACCAAACAACTAACCAAACAATTGGACATGGACATGCTCATACTCATGCTCCTCGTCTCTCTGATCAAG GGGAAGATATTGTGGATGAAGCAATAAAGTTGTTTAGAGCAAATGTGTTCTTCAAACACTTTGATTTGAAAACTCCTGCTGATAGGATTCTtgtgtatttaacattttatataAATGTGGCACTGAAGAGGCTGGAAGGTTGCAGAACTTTGACTGAAGGGACAAAAGCCATTAAGAACTTGAGTTTGGAAGATGTTTATGTGCCTGGAGAACCTGCTTTTCCTTTTTCTGGAATTTTTCCTCTTCCAGGAAGTAAAAAGGAAGCGG AGGTAATTCGAGATTATTTCAAGGTAGTAAGGGAGGAAACAAATAAAAGATTGTTGAACGTCGCATATAGAGCCAATGGGACTCCAAACAAATGGTGGTTAGCATTCTCCAAACGTAAGTTCATTAACAGTCTCATTGTTTAG
- the LOC111877804 gene encoding monogalactosyldiacylglycerol synthase 2, chloroplastic: MVMTVASPKNSLKTVFERVGVYGFGAGSSNRQKRIRYEIHDEDDTMEMVQLGANRTKNVLILMSDTGGGHRASAEAIRDAFKIEFGDEYKIFVKDVWKEYTGWPLNDMENQYKFMVKHVQLWSVAFHGTSPRWIHGVYLAAIAAFYAKEVEAGLMEYKPDIIISVHPMMQHIPLWVLKWQGLEKKVIFVTVITDLNTCHRTWFHPRVKRCYCPSEEVSKRALLDGLEQNQVRVFGLPVRPSFARAILNKDDLRVELELDPVLPAVLLMGGGEGMGPVKKTAKALAESLFDKENGKALGQMIIICGRNKALASSLESLEWKIPVKVRGFETQMQKWMGACDCIITKAGPGTIAEALIRGLPIILNDYIPGQEKGNVPYVVGNGAGVFTRSPKETARIVAGWFTNNSDERKQISENALKLAQPEAVFDIVRDIHDLACQRGPLPSYDSFVLTSSFSNLI, encoded by the exons ATGGTGATGACAGTGGCGTCGCCTAAAAACTCGTTGAAGACGGTATTCGAGAGAGTCGGAGTTTATGGATTTGGTGCTGGGAGTAGCAACAGACAGAAAAGAATAAGATACGAGATTCACGATGAAGATGACACCATGGAAATGGTCCAGCTTGGTGCTAATAGAACAAAAAATGTGCTTATTTTAATGAGCGACACCGGCGGTGGCCACCGTGCCTCCGCCGAAGCCATCCGTGACGCCTTCAAGATTGAATTCGGCGATGAATACAAG ATATTTGTGAAGGATGTTTGGAAAGAATACACGGGGTGGCCATTAAACGACATGGAAAATCAGTATAAATTCATGGTGAAACATGTCCAGCTTTGGAGTGTAGCATTTCATGGCACTTCTCCTCGATGGATTCATGGTGTTTATCTTGCTGCAATTGCTGCCTTCTATGCCAA GGAAGTTGAGGCTGGTTTAATGGAGTACAAACCAGACATAATCATAAGTGTTCATCCTATGATGCAACACATTCCATTATGGGTACTTAAATGGCAAGGATTAGAAAAGAAAGTCATATTTGTGACTGTTATTACCGATCTTAACACATGCCATCGAACATG GTTTCACCCTAGAGTCAAAAGATGTTATTGCCCTTCAGAAGAGGTATCAAAGAGGGCTTTGTTAGATGGCTTAGAACAAAACCAAGTACGAGTTTTCGGATTGCCTGTTCGACCCTCGTTTGCACGAGCTATCCTCAACAAG GATGATTTACGGGTAGAGCTAGAACTGGATCCGGTGCTTCCTGCGGTTTTGTTGATGGGAGGTGGTGAAGGAATGGGCCCCGTGAAGAAAACTGCAAAGGCTCTTGCAGAATCTTTATTCGATAAAGAAAATGGAAAAGCTTTAGGACAAATGATCATAATTTGTGGTAGAAACAAAGCTTTAGCTTCTTCACTTGAATCTTTAGAGTGGAAGATTCCTGTTAag GTTAGAGGATTTGAGACACAAATGCAAAAATGGATGGGTGCTTGTGACTGCATTATAACTAAG GCCGGACCTGGCACAATTGCCGAGGCGTTAATCAGAGGGCTTCCCATCATTCTCAATGACTATATTCCAGGACAA GAAAAAGGGAATGTCCCGTATGTGGTGGGAAATGGTGCGGGTGTGTTCACTAGAAGCCCAAAAGAGACGGCTAGGATAGTGGCGGGATGGTTCACCAACAACTCAGATGAACGCAAGCAAATTTCCGAAAATGCCCTCAAGTTGGCCCAACCGGAGGCAGTGTTTGACATTGTTAGGGACATTCATGACCTCGCGTGTCAACGTGGGCCCCTCCCCTCGTATGATTCGTTTGTGTTGACTTCATCGTTTTCAAACTTAATTTAG